In Lacrimispora indolis DSM 755, a genomic segment contains:
- a CDS encoding GntR family transcriptional regulator, with product MILLDYKDRKPIYEQVVEKLKDLMICGVLEQDAQLPSVRALATDLSINPNTIQRAYAELERRGFIYSVKGRGSFVADTSSIKALKNSELKRKLVGWIQEAKRAGMTEDKAHTWIAEEWVKQEYLAGEERADDNSRESDKKI from the coding sequence ATGATACTGCTTGATTATAAAGACCGCAAGCCCATATACGAGCAGGTTGTGGAAAAGCTTAAGGATCTTATGATATGCGGCGTATTGGAACAGGATGCCCAGCTTCCGTCTGTCCGCGCTTTGGCAACAGACTTATCCATTAATCCCAATACCATACAGAGAGCTTATGCAGAGCTGGAGCGAAGAGGGTTTATCTATTCCGTAAAAGGAAGAGGAAGCTTTGTAGCCGACACCAGTTCCATAAAAGCACTTAAAAACAGTGAGTTGAAAAGAAAGCTTGTGGGCTGGATCCAGGAAGCCAAACGGGCAGGAATGACAGAGGATAAGGCTCATACATGGATTGCGGAAGAATGGGTAAAACAGGAATATTTGGCAGGGGAGGAGAGAGCGGATGATAACAGCAGAGAATCTGACAAAAAAATTTGA